Proteins from a genomic interval of Terriglobia bacterium:
- a CDS encoding efflux RND transporter permease subunit, whose translation MHFSRIFIERPIMTTLVTFAILLFGIVGFRALPIAALPSVDYPTIQVTAAQPGANPETMASSIATPLEREFSTIAGVRSISSSNTQGVSTITVQFALDRSIDAAAQDVQSAIAQAILPPMPRPPSYAKQNPSEQPILYLALMSSTLPLYTVNEYAETMIAQRMSSVSGVSRVQIYGAQKYAVRIQVDPDRLASHHVGIDEVQRAVQQSNVNLPTGRLRGPKQSFTVQSSGQLTEAAAYRPLIVEWRNGVPLRLEEVANVIDSVEDNKTIAWNNGTRGIILAVSRQPGTNTVQIVDDVRKLLPELQAALPPAVKFELLYDASQSVRASIYDVEFTLVLTIALVVMVIFLFLRNLSATLIPGSAVVLSIIGTFAAMYLLGYSLNTLSLMALTLCVGFVVDDAIVMLENIVRYMEMGKGRFEAAMLASKEIGFTIVSMTISLIAVFIPVLFLGGMVGRLLHEFSVTIIVAIVISGFVSLTFTPMLGSRYLPPHNRRHGLLYRALEKGFDSIAGAYDYTLRKVLDHRFATMAVAVVMLIGTVYLFKTMPTGFIPSQDSGFILGVSMGGQDISYESMAQRQKAVADIMARDPNLLGSVAFSSESNVGYAFSIMKPRSERQLSVDDAIGELRPKVAQVPGIMTFLQNPPPITINGQFTTSLYQMTLQSVSLKDIYDWTPKLTQKIQMLPGFVDVSSDLLIASPQVRVDIDRDRALSLGVTPEQVQDALYSSFGDRQVSNIYAPANQYSVILEVQPAYQRSPEALQKLYVKSSKGQLVPLDEVASVTRSVGPLSVNHFGQIPASTVSFNLQPGLSLGEAADRIKDTIRELRMPASVAASFQGTVKEFQESFQNLSILLIVAILVIYIVLGVLYESFIHPITILSGLPSAIFGALLTLVIFHKELDLYAFVGLIMLFGVVKKNAIMMIDFAIEAQRVEGKAPAEAIYQGCILRFRPIMMTTMAALFGTLPVALGYGEGADARQALGLAVVGGLLVSQLLTLYITPVLYLYLEELQAWLRRSDEVVEAVGVGD comes from the coding sequence ATGCACTTTTCGCGCATTTTTATCGAGCGTCCGATCATGACGACTCTCGTCACGTTCGCGATCCTGCTGTTCGGCATTGTCGGTTTTCGCGCGCTGCCGATAGCCGCCCTTCCGAGCGTGGACTATCCAACGATTCAAGTCACCGCTGCCCAGCCCGGCGCGAACCCGGAAACCATGGCATCCTCGATCGCGACACCGCTGGAACGCGAGTTCTCGACGATTGCGGGTGTCCGTTCGATCAGCTCTTCGAACACTCAAGGCGTCTCAACCATCACCGTTCAATTCGCGCTCGACAGGTCGATCGACGCGGCGGCGCAGGACGTACAGTCTGCGATTGCCCAGGCGATTCTTCCGCCGATGCCCCGTCCACCGTCATACGCGAAACAGAATCCGTCCGAGCAGCCGATTCTCTATCTGGCACTGATGTCCAGCACCCTGCCTCTGTATACCGTGAACGAATATGCGGAGACGATGATCGCGCAACGCATGTCATCCGTCAGTGGCGTGTCGCGCGTTCAGATCTACGGCGCGCAGAAATACGCCGTTCGGATCCAGGTCGATCCGGACCGGCTCGCATCGCATCATGTCGGAATCGACGAAGTTCAACGTGCCGTCCAGCAGAGTAACGTCAACCTTCCAACCGGCCGCCTGCGCGGCCCCAAGCAATCATTTACGGTTCAATCGAGCGGCCAATTGACGGAAGCTGCAGCATACCGGCCTCTGATTGTCGAGTGGCGCAATGGCGTCCCGCTGCGCCTCGAAGAAGTGGCAAACGTCATCGACAGCGTCGAAGACAACAAAACCATCGCCTGGAATAACGGCACACGCGGAATCATTCTGGCGGTCTCACGGCAGCCCGGCACGAACACGGTTCAGATCGTCGACGACGTTCGAAAACTTCTCCCCGAGCTTCAGGCGGCGCTGCCGCCGGCGGTCAAATTCGAACTGCTATACGATGCTTCGCAATCGGTGCGCGCTTCGATCTACGACGTCGAATTCACCCTCGTATTGACGATCGCCCTTGTGGTGATGGTTATCTTTCTGTTTCTCCGCAATCTGTCCGCGACTCTCATCCCCGGCTCCGCCGTCGTCCTGTCGATTATTGGAACGTTCGCGGCGATGTACCTGCTCGGTTACAGCCTCAATACACTTTCACTGATGGCCTTGACGCTGTGCGTCGGCTTTGTGGTCGACGATGCGATCGTCATGCTGGAAAACATCGTCCGCTACATGGAGATGGGCAAAGGCCGTTTTGAAGCGGCGATGCTCGCATCGAAGGAAATCGGTTTCACGATCGTGTCGATGACGATATCGCTGATCGCGGTCTTCATCCCGGTTCTCTTCCTCGGCGGAATGGTCGGCCGGCTGTTACACGAATTCTCGGTGACGATCATTGTTGCGATCGTGATTTCTGGATTTGTCTCGCTCACGTTCACGCCTATGCTGGGCAGCCGCTATCTGCCGCCGCATAACCGCAGGCATGGTCTGCTATATCGGGCTCTCGAAAAAGGCTTCGACTCCATTGCCGGCGCGTATGACTACACACTGCGCAAGGTCCTGGATCACCGCTTCGCAACCATGGCCGTCGCCGTCGTCATGCTGATCGGAACGGTCTATCTGTTCAAAACGATGCCAACCGGCTTCATCCCGAGCCAGGACAGTGGATTCATCCTCGGTGTGAGCATGGGCGGGCAGGACATCTCTTACGAATCGATGGCCCAGCGGCAGAAAGCCGTCGCCGACATCATGGCCAGGGATCCCAACCTTCTGGGCTCGGTCGCGTTCTCATCCGAAAGTAACGTGGGCTATGCGTTTTCGATCATGAAACCGCGCAGCGAACGGCAGTTGTCCGTCGATGATGCGATCGGCGAGCTGCGGCCAAAAGTCGCGCAGGTGCCGGGAATCATGACTTTCCTGCAAAACCCGCCGCCGATCACGATCAACGGGCAATTCACGACCAGTCTGTACCAGATGACTCTGCAGAGCGTCAGCCTGAAGGATATCTACGACTGGACGCCAAAGCTGACGCAAAAAATTCAAATGCTGCCCGGATTCGTGGACGTCAGCAGCGATCTCTTAATTGCCAGCCCGCAGGTGCGCGTCGATATCGATCGCGACCGGGCTTTGTCGCTGGGCGTCACGCCCGAACAAGTCCAGGACGCGCTGTACAGCTCTTTCGGCGATAGACAAGTGTCCAACATCTACGCGCCGGCGAATCAGTATTCCGTGATCCTCGAAGTGCAGCCGGCCTATCAACGGTCGCCGGAAGCGTTGCAAAAGCTCTATGTAAAATCGTCGAAGGGACAGCTGGTGCCGCTCGATGAGGTCGCGTCCGTGACCCGGAGTGTCGGCCCTCTGAGCGTCAATCACTTCGGCCAGATCCCCGCGTCGACCGTTTCCTTCAATCTGCAGCCGGGACTCTCGCTGGGCGAGGCCGCGGACAGGATCAAGGACACGATTCGAGAACTTCGAATGCCGGCGAGTGTGGCGGCAAGTTTTCAGGGGACTGTAAAGGAATTCCAGGAATCTTTTCAGAACCTCTCGATTCTGCTGATTGTTGCGATTCTCGTTATTTACATCGTACTCGGAGTTCTCTACGAGAGTTTCATTCACCCCATCACGATTCTTTCGGGCCTGCCCTCTGCGATTTTCGGAGCCCTGCTGACGCTGGTGATTTTCCACAAGGAATTAGACCTGTATGCGTTCGTCGGCTTGATCATGCTCTTCGGTGTGGTTAAGAAAAACGCCATCATGATGATCGACTTTGCGATCGAAGCGCAGCGGGTGGAGGGGAAAGCCCCCGCCGAAGCGATCTACCAGGGCTGCATTCTCCGTTTTCGCCCGATCATGATGACAACGATGGCGGCCCTGTTCGGCACACTGCCGGTGGCGCTCGGATATGGTGAAGGTGCGGATGCCCGGCAGGCGCTCGGACTCGCGGTAGTCGGCGGGCTTCTGGTTTCCCAGCTGCTGACTCTCTACATCACTCCCGTTTTATATCTCTATCTGGAAGAACTGCAGGCTTGGCTGCGGCGAAGCGACGAGGTTGTAGAAGCGGTCGGTGTCGGCGATTAG
- a CDS encoding radical SAM/SPASM domain-containing protein, with amino-acid sequence MMDTERNIAWVDTIDVCHLKCPTCIRGVRGLENTARKMDMEMFEAVAARLRQQGFQRIGLLNWTEPFLNRDIHDYVSAAKRAGFWVLLCSTLSIPRIDNLEDTLAAGLDQLTVTVSGIDQETYEINHAGGHLDYVMQNLRLVREIKQRRSLPIQVDLRFLKFDYNVHQEPQLRGLAESLGFRFEPLDGVGDPRSNAMSEHDDTRYVREAMAAAGKRSPEDEGKACELMFNQIAIDCAGDIYICCAMPNFASLRIGKFLEMTSEEILAARFLHPFCRACTLPRRDRTAVEEIRLQAALSAAGASRAG; translated from the coding sequence ATGATGGATACGGAACGTAACATTGCCTGGGTGGATACGATCGATGTGTGTCACTTGAAGTGTCCCACTTGTATCCGAGGTGTGCGTGGCCTGGAAAACACCGCTCGCAAGATGGACATGGAAATGTTCGAGGCCGTAGCCGCCCGGCTCAGGCAGCAGGGTTTCCAGCGAATCGGCCTTCTGAACTGGACCGAGCCGTTCTTGAACCGGGACATACACGACTATGTGTCCGCCGCGAAAAGAGCGGGCTTCTGGGTTCTGCTGTGTTCCACGTTATCCATTCCACGCATTGATAATCTCGAAGACACCTTGGCGGCCGGACTGGATCAGCTGACCGTAACGGTGTCCGGAATCGACCAGGAAACGTATGAGATCAATCATGCCGGTGGACACCTTGATTACGTGATGCAGAACCTCCGGCTGGTGCGTGAAATAAAGCAGCGCCGGTCGCTGCCCATACAGGTCGATCTACGGTTTCTGAAGTTCGATTACAACGTGCATCAGGAGCCGCAGCTTCGCGGCCTTGCGGAATCTCTTGGATTTCGGTTCGAGCCGCTGGATGGAGTCGGTGATCCCAGGTCCAACGCGATGAGCGAGCACGACGATACGCGTTATGTGCGTGAGGCGATGGCGGCTGCCGGCAAACGGTCGCCCGAGGATGAAGGAAAAGCCTGCGAACTGATGTTCAATCAGATCGCGATCGACTGCGCCGGCGACATTTATATCTGTTGCGCAATGCCGAATTTCGCATCGTTGCGGATCGGAAAATTCCTGGAAATGACCTCCGAAGAAATTCTGGCAGCCAGATTTCTTCACCCGTTCTGCCGCGCCTGCACGCTGCCGCGCCGGGACCGGACGGCAGTGGAAGAGATTCGCCTTCAGGCTGCACTGAGCGCAGCGGGGGCATCGAGAGCCGGCTAA
- a CDS encoding class I SAM-dependent methyltransferase — translation MESVSEFPPGAVVGKDSIRINDIQFKINYSADMLTMESAAESFVLPKTFEMVSYYYRLGQTASIKNIVDLGIFKGGSAALFHLLYRPEKLVALDISDKREQALDGYIEKHFARDTLRPFYGYDQGNGPRLQELIRTEFGAVPLDLVVDDASHAYSLTRASFNTLFPYLRPGGTYVIEDWGWAHWDGWAHMPSDYQQSGGLFPGQPAMTNLIFELIMAAATSPGVIARVSVTFNMAVIEKGPDTVDPLTFDVGAYHVARGHQWQPIL, via the coding sequence ATGGAGTCAGTTTCGGAATTTCCGCCGGGCGCCGTCGTCGGGAAAGACAGCATCCGCATTAACGACATTCAGTTCAAGATCAACTATTCGGCGGACATGCTCACCATGGAGTCGGCGGCGGAATCCTTCGTTCTGCCGAAGACATTTGAAATGGTGTCTTACTATTACCGTCTCGGACAGACGGCGAGCATCAAAAATATCGTCGATCTCGGTATTTTTAAAGGCGGCAGCGCCGCGCTCTTCCACCTTCTTTACCGCCCCGAGAAGCTTGTGGCACTGGATATCTCCGACAAAAGAGAGCAGGCGCTCGACGGTTATATCGAGAAACACTTTGCCCGGGATACCTTGCGTCCGTTTTATGGCTACGATCAGGGCAATGGGCCTCGCCTGCAGGAACTGATTCGAACGGAGTTTGGCGCAGTCCCTCTGGATCTGGTGGTTGACGACGCGTCGCATGCATACTCGTTGACGCGGGCGTCATTTAACACCCTGTTCCCCTATCTGCGGCCCGGAGGTACTTACGTCATAGAAGATTGGGGCTGGGCGCATTGGGACGGATGGGCGCATATGCCGTCCGATTACCAGCAGAGCGGCGGATTGTTCCCCGGCCAGCCCGCGATGACGAACCTCATTTTTGAATTGATCATGGCTGCTGCGACATCTCCGGGGGTGATCGCTCGAGTCAGTGTCACCTTCAATATGGCCGTTATTGAGAAAGGGCCCGATACGGTCGATCCGCTGACTTTCGATGTCGGTGCATATCACGTCGCACGGGGTCATCAGTGGCAGCCGATTCTGTGA
- a CDS encoding methyltransferase domain-containing protein, with amino-acid sequence MTRADPGFPIPLEHLHRYSYASELLRGRRVLDIAAREGYGARILAETAASVVGLDVDAALIQRAAEKHKRPNLSFVAGSPASLPISQNAAFDGIVGYELIEDSTNVQRLFPEIKRLLTPDGLLVVSAPGPGCAGNLFRSKTFTAEEFRNLLEPFFTHVHVMIQALFANSIIRTDTSGTNNGVPGQKKPQYLMAIASDLALQSFPESICSEPVLALLHDKEKALQGLIDIRAYQDETIRRQERQLADRKQTLASLEEAFAWHKSQIESLTKTRVYLENELAQLRQTMESDRKGLEWRSSQAESLQRTIEARDEALAWRAQQVEDLEYSRETQIQALANHLKNVEVEMSQRIAALIEQLAAIHASTGWKFVLRVRSIRAGLLRLLGRG; translated from the coding sequence ATGACGCGTGCAGATCCCGGATTTCCAATTCCCCTCGAGCATCTCCATCGCTACAGCTACGCGTCCGAATTACTGCGCGGAAGGCGCGTTCTGGATATCGCAGCGCGCGAGGGATACGGTGCCCGAATCCTCGCCGAAACAGCGGCATCGGTCGTTGGGTTGGATGTGGACGCAGCCTTGATTCAAAGAGCGGCGGAAAAGCACAAGCGCCCGAACCTGAGCTTCGTTGCCGGTTCCCCGGCAAGTTTGCCGATCAGCCAGAACGCTGCGTTCGATGGGATCGTCGGCTATGAACTGATTGAAGATTCAACCAACGTGCAACGATTGTTTCCGGAAATCAAACGCCTGTTGACGCCTGATGGACTGCTTGTCGTTTCGGCGCCCGGACCAGGTTGCGCCGGCAATCTTTTTCGGTCTAAAACGTTCACGGCTGAAGAATTTCGGAACCTGTTGGAACCGTTCTTTACACATGTCCACGTCATGATACAGGCCCTATTTGCCAATTCGATCATTCGAACCGATACATCCGGAACAAACAACGGAGTTCCCGGTCAAAAGAAACCGCAATATCTGATGGCGATCGCCTCGGACCTGGCTCTTCAGTCTTTTCCTGAGAGCATATGTTCCGAACCTGTCCTTGCCTTGCTTCATGATAAGGAGAAAGCATTGCAGGGGTTGATCGATATCCGGGCTTATCAAGATGAGACGATAAGGCGGCAGGAACGCCAGCTCGCGGACAGAAAGCAAACACTCGCTTCTCTCGAAGAAGCATTCGCGTGGCACAAAAGCCAGATTGAGTCGCTGACGAAGACTCGCGTTTATCTGGAAAACGAACTCGCGCAGCTTCGTCAAACCATGGAATCCGACCGCAAGGGCTTGGAATGGCGAAGCTCCCAGGCCGAAAGTCTTCAACGGACGATCGAAGCCAGAGATGAGGCGCTGGCGTGGAGAGCGCAGCAGGTGGAGGACCTGGAGTACTCACGCGAAACGCAAATCCAGGCGCTCGCCAATCATCTGAAAAACGTCGAGGTCGAAATGTCGCAGCGAATCGCAGCTCTTATTGAACAACTCGCGGCCATTCACGCAAGTACCGGCTGGAAGTTTGTCCTCCGCGTCCGGTCGATCCGGGCCGGGCTGCTTCGGCTGCTGGGGAGAGGCTAG